TCGAACGGGATTTATCCGGCATGATCAGATCGGGATCGAATTCGCGCTTCACACCTAAGCCCCCGCAGGTGGGACAAGCGCCATAGGGATTGTTGAAGGAAAAGATACGCGGCTGGATTTCTTCAAAACTGAAACCGCAGTCGGGGCAGGCAAAATTGCGTGAGAACAGCCATTCTTCTCCGTCAATCACCTGGACAATGACCAAACCACCGGCCAGATTGGAAGCCGCCTCGACGGAATCCGCCAGCCGCTGCTGAATGTCTTCCCGCAAAACCAAGCGGTCTACTACGACTTCCAGAGTGTGCTTCTTGGTTTTAGCCAATTTGATCTCATCGCCCAGGTCAAAGACCGTACCATCAACACGCATACGGACATAACCTTCCTTACGCATATCTTCAAATAGTTTGGTATATTCCCCTTTGCGGCCGCGCACCAGCGGCGCCAGGATCTGCAGCCGGGTTGCCGGCGGCAAGCTCATCACCTGATCGACGATTTGTTCGACGGTTTGCTGACTGATTTTCTTGCCGCAGTTGGGGCAATAGGGCTGACCGACTCTGGCGTAAAGCAACCGCATATAATCGTAGATTTCCGTGACCGTCGCCACGGTGGAACGGGGATTTTTAGAAGTGGTTTTTTGATCGATGGAGATCGCCGGAGATAGTCCGGAAATCATATCGACATCCGGTTTCTCCATTTGACCAAGAAATTGCCTGGCATAGGAGGATAAGGACTCGACATAGCGTCTTTGTCCTTCCGCATAGATGGTATCGAAGGCAAGCGACGATTTACCCGAACCGGATAAACCGGTGAAAACAATGAATTTGTTGCGGGGCAATTCAACATTGATATTTTTCAGATTGTGCTGACGCGCTCCCCGGATGATGATCTTATCGTTCATATGATCTCCCGTATCTTGATTAGCGTGAAAAGGAACTGTTTGCATCCTCTTCATCTCTATTTGTGGCTTGAGCACTGCGAAAGGAACGGATTTTATAAATGGCTGATATTCGGTCTTTAAAAAACATCCTATCAAGTATACCCCGATTCATTCTATCATGCAAGTGTCGGTTGCCGATTTTCGTTGTAAGTGTTGGCCGGGAAAGAATCCTTCGGCAAGTGTTATCAAATTTTAATAAATATATACTAAAAATACTTAACATAACCCTTGACATATGAAAGCTATAATCTTATAATAAACTCGTAAACCAGGCAAGGTTACGAATGAAGAAATCATTGGAGGAGCGAGAATCATGAATGAGGAAAGAATGAAAGTTTTACAAATGCTCAGCGAGCAGAAGATTACGGCAGAAGAAGCCGCTAAGTTACTCAGCGCCTTACAAAAAGCAACGGAGCAAAGCCATCGCCCGGGCAAGCCAAACACTCCCTCCGGTTCCTACCGCCCCGGCCGTCATAGCGGAAAATCTTTGAAAGAACGGCAGATTTTCGATACGGTCAGCCAGGGTGCCAAAACGGTGGGCAAAGCCGATCAGCAGATGGGGATGCGTTTCAGCGAAGAGATTCAAAAAGTTGCCAAAGACGAAGATTTGCAGGCGGTCGGCAGAAAAATCGGATCTACAATGAAGGATCTCGGCTCGATTATTCATGACGAAGTCAATCAGGCCATGAGCGTGATGCGCAAAGAAATTGCTGAAAGCAAAAAAAGCGGATCAGAGACAGTCGGGGAACTCAAGCGTAAAGTAGTTGATATCGCCGACGATCTGAAAGAAAAAGCAGCGGACGCGAGCGAGGCAATGCACGATGTCAGGGGAGAGCCGGCGGAAGAGTTTGAAACCGCACTGGATTCCTTACGCGATGCCATGGATGAAGTGGCAGATCATTTGAATGATTTGCAGGATACCTGGGCAGATTGGAACGAAGAAGAAGAAGAGCGCGAAACAGAGGAAATTGAGTCCTTTATCAGCGAAATGCACAAGGACATGGCGGAATTGTCTTCGCTGATGGCAGAAGTAGCGGAACAGTGTGTTGCAGTGCAGCAAAAAGCCGGCAATGCAACCGAAGTCAAATATGCCGATGAGCTAACCGCTTGGGCAAAAACCGGAAACGAAAAGGCCGACGCAGCCCTGACCGAATTGGAAACGGGATTAGCAGAATTACAGGCTGTTGTCAGCAGCCGCACGCAAGCCGAGGACAACGAGGCCGATTTCAGCTAAGTCGGAACGGCGAATGAGGGAGGAAGCAGCATGTCCATGATCGAAGAACGCAAAATGATTTTACAAATGGTAGAAGAAGGCAAAATCAAGGCCGATGAAGCGGTTTTGCTCCTGGAAGCCCTGGCTGAGAGCGCGCCTGAGCCAAGCGCGGCGGAATCCGACGCCGCAGAGAGCGGCGATGCGAACTATGATTTTAAGAATGCCATGCATCATATGAAATATGAAATGAAAGAGGCTGCCCGGGAAGCCAAACGGGCCGCCAAAGAAACCGCCTTGGAGGCCAGGTGGCAGGCCAGAGAGATGGAACGGCTGGCCCGGGAACAGGCCGGCCGGCAAAACAGCGAAGCGGCCCGACGTGCCCGCGAAGAGGACAGACAATTCCGTAAATCCCGTGATAGTGGGGCAGGCGTTGATTCCGCTCTGCGCGACAGCATGGGTGGGGTAGGCGGCCTGGTGAATTCCGTGTTATCCAATGTGGAGAGCGCGTTTGGTTTTAATGTTTTTGACAGCACCTATACCTTTGAGGAACAAATCGAAGGTAACTTCCTGGATACGGATGCCAAACGGGCGGTTTTCATTCATATTCAAACCGCCAACGGACGGATCGAGTGCCTGGGCTGGAATCGCAACGAGTTTCGCTTGATCCTTTCTAAAAAGATCCGGGCCGGCAGTGAAGAAGAAGCCAGAAGCAAAGCGGAGAGCCGGGTGACCGTTTCGCATACCGATGAAGGTTTGATTATTGACGGTAAATCTCTGAATGGCATCAATTCCGGTATGAGCGTGGAGTTATGGCTACCGCAGAACAGAGTCTATGATTTTACACTGAATACCGGCAACGGCCGTATTGTTCTGGAAGACTTAACAGCGGAAGGCATTGAAGGCAGAACTTCCAATGGCCGGATCGCTTTGCACGGTGTGACTGCCAAAGTGGCGCTTCTGTGCAGCTCCAATGGCAGCGTTCTTTGTGACGGAGGGATTCCTCTGCTCACTGCCTACACCTCCAATGGCAGCGTCAATATTGCGGCAACCGAGCAGACTGTCAATACGTTCGAACTATCCACTACCAATGGCACCGTTCGGGTCAGAGTAGCGGACTGCACTGACCTGGCGCACGATTTTGATCTTTCCACCTCGTTTGGTAAGGTAAAAGTCGATCTGCCGGGCGCAGTGGGAGGTTATGCGGCACTGGCAAAGTACCGTCATGTGGATACGACACCGGATTTTATCGGCTATCAAAAGCGGCTGCGCCTGGCGGCGAGCACCTCAAACGGTAGTATCAGCGTTTCACCCGCCGAAGAGATTTAGAGGAATTTACGGTGTGAAAGCGAATAGGTAAAAAGAGATAATACAATGATAAGAGGTGTCGTCAAATGAATGGGTTTCTTGTGACTTTGATCAGCAATGCAGTGGCTATTTTCATTATGCCGTATCTGTTCTCCGGTTTTCAAGTGGCAAACCTGGGTGCCGCCCTGGCGGCGGCCTTGGTTCTGGGTTTGGTGAATGCCTTTATCAAACCGGTGATGCTTTTATTGTCCTTACCGCTCACCATACTCACCTTCGGTTTGTTCGCTTTTGTGATCAATGGCGCAACGCTAATGATCACTGCTCATTTTGTCGAAGGTTTCCGGGTCAACGGTTGGGGAACGGCAATCATCGGAGCGATTATCTTGTCGCTGATCAGCAATATCGTGCAGAAAATTATCACTTAATGCTGCGTTCGGGTAGCCTTCTCTTATACTATCGAGAACTTTTGGCCCTGCATTGGCAGCAATCATGAGCGCTTTAGGGTGTGAGCAGGCTGGTTCAGCCAACCTGCTTCGAAAAAACAAACAGTCTTAATTCATTTCACCTTTCGTCATCAGACGAACCATATAGACTTCAATAATTTGATGTGCAAATTGAACCATACAGCAAACAAGTGTTGCAGAGCATGTTAAACAGTCGTGAAACATTGGTGGAATTACATAAAAAATTGTTTCTTTTTCACTCTTGTGCTCTTGGGAAAAGTCCAATACAAATAGAATGCTTTTGGAAGGACACCCCTCGGGCTCTTGTGTTAGTTCACATTGAGCTCCTTGTTGAGGGGTGTCTTTTCTATACTCTTTTTTAGCCATGCAATCGTAGCAATTTGCTTCTTTTTAACGTGACTCTAGCAGAAAGGGTTAGTAAATTCTAAACAAATTAGGTTGTTTTAGCAACCATATATTTAGGAGGTGGACAAATGTTTGTATTTCCGAAGAACTTATATACCGATGTTCGCATAGAGAATGTATTCTCTACAAAAATCATTTATACCATGGATTCTGTCGAGGAATTGAAATCTACGTCTTATAGAGGGGCATTTATAAGAATATTTGATGGAGAAAGATGGTATTACAGCGCAACGAGCAACGTAGAAAATCTTCAGCAGGAGATAGACTGTCTTGCGATTTATGCAAAAAGAAATGAGAAAGTAAATGAGCACCCCGCAGTAATCAGA
The window above is part of the Negativicutes bacterium genome. Proteins encoded here:
- a CDS encoding DUF4097 family beta strand repeat-containing protein, which gives rise to MSMIEERKMILQMVEEGKIKADEAVLLLEALAESAPEPSAAESDAAESGDANYDFKNAMHHMKYEMKEAAREAKRAAKETALEARWQAREMERLAREQAGRQNSEAARRAREEDRQFRKSRDSGAGVDSALRDSMGGVGGLVNSVLSNVESAFGFNVFDSTYTFEEQIEGNFLDTDAKRAVFIHIQTANGRIECLGWNRNEFRLILSKKIRAGSEEEARSKAESRVTVSHTDEGLIIDGKSLNGINSGMSVELWLPQNRVYDFTLNTGNGRIVLEDLTAEGIEGRTSNGRIALHGVTAKVALLCSSNGSVLCDGGIPLLTAYTSNGSVNIAATEQTVNTFELSTTNGTVRVRVADCTDLAHDFDLSTSFGKVKVDLPGAVGGYAALAKYRHVDTTPDFIGYQKRLRLAASTSNGSISVSPAEEI
- a CDS encoding phage holin family protein produces the protein MNGFLVTLISNAVAIFIMPYLFSGFQVANLGAALAAALVLGLVNAFIKPVMLLLSLPLTILTFGLFAFVINGATLMITAHFVEGFRVNGWGTAIIGAIILSLISNIVQKIIT